A single region of the Polymorphum gilvum SL003B-26A1 genome encodes:
- a CDS encoding DUF6441 family protein: MAEEVKAAEKAVTAGVGEAAEGLKTELRTQITNAGLGPRLARTWRSETFPKGQSSIRAAGLVWSKAPGIIRIYEDGATIRSTKGFFLAIPTAAAGRFGDGGRKITPGGWERRTGQRLRFVYRRNAASLLVADNMRARTGKRGGYARASAAAVRRGRGLVTVPIFILVPQVTFRKRLDVASAANTWQERLPGLVVRNWVDGR, translated from the coding sequence GCCGAGGAGGTCAAGGCGGCCGAAAAGGCTGTCACGGCCGGTGTCGGTGAGGCGGCGGAGGGGCTCAAGACCGAGCTCAGAACACAGATCACCAATGCGGGGCTCGGCCCTCGACTGGCGCGCACCTGGCGGTCCGAGACCTTCCCCAAGGGCCAGAGCAGCATCCGGGCGGCGGGACTCGTCTGGTCGAAGGCGCCGGGCATCATTCGCATTTACGAAGACGGCGCCACCATCCGGTCGACCAAGGGTTTCTTTCTGGCCATTCCGACCGCTGCTGCCGGACGCTTCGGCGACGGTGGCCGCAAGATTACGCCCGGCGGATGGGAACGGCGTACCGGGCAGCGGCTGCGCTTCGTCTACCGGCGCAACGCTGCATCTCTGCTCGTCGCCGACAACATGCGGGCGCGGACGGGGAAGCGGGGCGGATACGCCAGAGCCAGTGCCGCCGCTGTGCGCAGAGGACGCGGCTTGGTGACCGTGCCGATCTTCATTCTGGTGCCGCAGGTCACATTCAGGAAGCGGCTCGATGTCGCTTCCGCAGCGAACACTTGGCAGGAGCGGCTGCCCGGCCTGGTCGTCCGCAACTGGGTCGATGGGCGGTAG